Proteins encoded within one genomic window of Acidovorax sp. 107:
- a CDS encoding TonB-dependent receptor — protein sequence MRKSRMALAVASAFPLVLTFTVTGAVPAFAQTTDSVPASSNAPVKELGVVTISGGQPTSLPTQIPTTIEGVTREQIEHAINATDSEDALKYLPSLLVRKRYIGDYNHAVLSTRASGTGNPARSMVFADGILLSNYLGNGPTNAPRWMLVTPEEIERVDVLYGPFSAAYAGNSVGAVVDYVTRMPTKFEAHGQVSYQHQPFDLYNTSGTYGGKQVSASVGNKNGDWSWFLNFNKTDSEGQPLTFPTRLVSAGTVGSAGTPVTGAVLGNNRSNQPWYLLGTATQYHTQQDHIKAKIAYDFSPTVRAAYTFGWWHNESEGRPASYLRDANGNAVYAGTVNINGRSYTLAPTDFNVSNEDLTHFMHGLSVKSNTKGAFDWEVAASLYDYQTDTLRAATVALPAAMNGGAGRIVNSKGTGWNTLAAKGTWRPDGVLGAHIVDFGLQRDSYQLRTVENATSNWINGASGARNQAFNGDTQLLGLWAQDTWKIAPQWKAVLGARAERWSASNGQTGNATTTVNHPERNETYFSPKAAVAYQANDLWVLKASTGRAVRMPTVAELYQGGISGSGTLINNDPNLRPEKSWTTELTAERDMGNGLLRLTAFFERTKDALYSQTNVLVTPNVTNVQNVDAIRTKGIELAYQATNVFVRGLELGSSLTWTDSKITRNDKFPASVGQWQPRIPEWRATAVATYRPDDKWSYTLGARYSGKQYSTLDNSDPNGFAYQGASRYFTTDVRVRYQITKAVSVAMGIDNLNNYQFWNFHPYPQRSYMAELKVSL from the coding sequence ATGCGCAAAAGCCGCATGGCGCTGGCCGTGGCCAGTGCCTTTCCCCTCGTCCTTACCTTCACGGTCACCGGGGCCGTGCCCGCATTCGCACAGACCACCGACAGCGTCCCTGCCAGCTCCAATGCCCCGGTCAAGGAGCTGGGCGTGGTCACCATCAGCGGTGGCCAGCCGACCTCGCTGCCCACGCAGATACCCACCACCATCGAGGGCGTGACGCGCGAGCAGATCGAGCATGCGATCAATGCCACCGACAGCGAAGACGCCCTCAAGTACCTGCCCAGCCTGCTGGTGCGCAAGCGCTACATCGGCGACTACAACCACGCCGTGCTGTCCACCCGCGCTTCGGGCACCGGCAACCCGGCGCGGTCCATGGTGTTTGCCGACGGCATCTTGCTGAGCAACTACCTGGGCAACGGCCCCACCAACGCGCCGCGCTGGATGCTGGTTACGCCCGAGGAGATCGAGCGGGTGGACGTGCTCTACGGGCCCTTCTCTGCAGCGTACGCGGGCAACTCGGTGGGCGCAGTGGTGGACTACGTCACGCGCATGCCGACGAAGTTCGAGGCGCACGGGCAGGTCAGCTACCAGCACCAGCCGTTCGACCTGTACAACACCAGCGGCACCTACGGAGGCAAGCAAGTCAGCGCATCGGTGGGCAACAAGAACGGTGACTGGTCCTGGTTCCTTAACTTCAACAAGACCGACAGCGAAGGCCAGCCGCTCACCTTCCCAACGCGCCTGGTGTCCGCAGGCACTGTGGGCAGTGCAGGCACACCCGTGACGGGCGCTGTGCTGGGCAACAACCGCAGCAACCAGCCCTGGTACCTGTTGGGCACCGCCACGCAGTACCACACGCAGCAAGACCACATCAAGGCCAAGATCGCCTACGACTTCTCGCCCACCGTGCGGGCCGCGTACACCTTCGGCTGGTGGCACAACGAATCCGAAGGCCGCCCTGCCAGCTACCTGCGCGATGCCAATGGCAATGCGGTGTACGCGGGCACGGTCAACATCAACGGCCGTTCGTATACGCTCGCGCCCACCGACTTCAACGTTTCCAACGAAGACCTCACGCATTTCATGCACGGCCTGTCGGTCAAGAGCAATACCAAGGGCGCGTTCGACTGGGAAGTGGCCGCCAGCCTGTATGACTACCAGACCGACACCCTGCGCGCCGCCACGGTGGCGCTGCCTGCGGCGATGAACGGCGGGGCAGGGCGCATCGTCAACAGCAAGGGCACGGGCTGGAACACGCTGGCTGCCAAGGGCACCTGGCGGCCGGATGGCGTGTTGGGCGCGCACATCGTGGACTTTGGCCTGCAGCGCGACAGCTACCAGCTGCGCACGGTGGAGAACGCCACCAGCAACTGGATCAACGGCGCTTCGGGCGCCCGCAACCAGGCCTTCAATGGCGACACACAACTGCTGGGCCTGTGGGCGCAAGACACCTGGAAGATCGCACCCCAATGGAAGGCCGTACTGGGCGCCCGCGCCGAGCGCTGGAGTGCCAGCAACGGCCAGACGGGCAACGCCACCACCACGGTGAACCACCCTGAGCGCAACGAGACCTACTTCTCACCCAAGGCTGCGGTGGCCTACCAGGCCAATGATCTGTGGGTGCTCAAGGCCTCCACCGGCCGCGCCGTGCGCATGCCCACCGTGGCCGAGCTGTACCAGGGCGGCATCAGCGGCAGCGGCACGCTCATCAACAACGACCCCAACCTGCGGCCCGAAAAGAGCTGGACCACCGAGCTGACAGCGGAGCGCGACATGGGCAACGGTTTGCTGCGCCTGACGGCTTTTTTTGAGCGCACCAAAGACGCGCTGTACTCGCAGACCAATGTGCTCGTCACCCCCAACGTCACCAATGTGCAGAACGTGGACGCGATTCGTACCAAGGGCATCGAGCTGGCGTACCAGGCCACCAACGTCTTCGTGCGCGGGCTGGAGCTGGGCAGCAGCCTGACCTGGACGGATTCCAAGATCACGCGCAACGACAAGTTCCCCGCCAGCGTCGGCCAATGGCAGCCGCGCATCCCCGAGTGGCGCGCCACTGCCGTGGCCACCTACCGGCCCGATGACAAATGGTCGTACACCCTGGGCGCGCGCTACAGCGGCAAGCAATACAGCACGCTCGACAACAGCGATCCCAACGGTTTTGCCTACCAGGGCGCGAGCCGCTACTTCACCACCGATGTGCGCGTGCGCTACCAGATCACCAAAGCGGTCAGCGTCGCCATGGGCATCGACAACCTCAACAACTACCAGTTCTGGAACTTCCACCCCTACCCACAGCGCAGCTACATGGCTGAGTTGAAGGTCTCCCTTTGA
- a CDS encoding Rrf2 family transcriptional regulator — MRITTRGQLAVSAMTDLALRQKMRPVPLSTISARQGISLSYLEQLFSALRRAGLVDSTRGPGGGYTLARHAEQVSVAEIILAVENLKNDELQNLGAGQAAQVKSMTGELWTSFNSQVMEYLQSVTLQDLVTQALKQGTVVEDKAPPARTKLPLAPKPRPLMARVNVPNSVFALGSMPILQRR; from the coding sequence ATGCGTATCACGACCCGAGGACAGCTGGCGGTATCTGCCATGACCGACCTGGCCCTGCGCCAGAAGATGCGGCCTGTGCCCTTGTCCACCATCAGCGCGCGGCAGGGGATTTCTTTGTCCTATCTGGAACAGCTGTTCAGCGCGCTGCGCCGTGCCGGCCTCGTGGACAGCACCCGCGGGCCAGGCGGCGGCTACACGCTGGCGCGGCACGCGGAGCAGGTGTCGGTGGCTGAAATCATCCTGGCGGTGGAGAATCTCAAGAACGACGAACTGCAGAATCTGGGAGCCGGCCAGGCCGCGCAGGTCAAATCCATGACGGGCGAGCTGTGGACCAGCTTCAACTCCCAAGTGATGGAATACCTGCAGTCGGTAACGCTGCAGGACCTGGTCACCCAGGCACTGAAGCAAGGCACGGTCGTGGAGGACAAGGCGCCCCCTGCGCGGACCAAGCTGCCCCTGGCGCCCAAGCCCCGTCCGCTGATGGCGCGGGTCAACGTGCCCAATTCGGTGTTTGCCTTGGGGAGCATGCCGATCCTGCAGCGCCGCTGA
- the nhaR gene encoding transcriptional activator NhaR yields the protein MNFKHLRYFWTVAKAGGVMRAGEQLNTTPQTLSGQIKQLEEWLGHDLFRKRGRGLELTSEGRVALGYAEQIFALGDELEKSIRLARGQEKPLEFRVGVADSIAKSVAYHLLEPALGMPQRVHMTCHEGKFPELIAQLSLHRLDLVLADEPVSKKIGVKAFNHPLGTSSMSFLCAPALRAQLEGPFPQCLHGAPMLIQGPMSSVRQQLDHWLNKHHLQPRLVGEFDDSALMNAFGREGRGIFTSPSVLDDETTAQFGVEVIGRSADLVEEFFAISIERRITHPCVVAITKAAKADLFAR from the coding sequence ATGAACTTCAAGCATCTGCGTTATTTCTGGACAGTAGCCAAGGCGGGTGGTGTCATGCGTGCGGGTGAGCAGCTCAACACCACGCCCCAAACCCTGTCGGGCCAGATCAAGCAGCTGGAGGAATGGCTCGGCCATGACCTGTTCCGCAAGCGGGGGCGGGGTCTGGAACTGACCAGCGAGGGGCGCGTGGCCCTGGGGTATGCCGAGCAGATCTTTGCGCTGGGTGACGAGCTCGAAAAATCCATTCGGCTGGCCCGCGGCCAGGAGAAACCGCTGGAGTTCCGCGTAGGCGTGGCCGACTCGATTGCCAAGTCAGTGGCCTACCACCTGCTGGAGCCCGCGCTGGGCATGCCCCAGCGCGTGCACATGACCTGCCATGAGGGCAAGTTTCCCGAACTGATTGCGCAGCTGAGCCTGCACCGGCTGGACCTGGTGCTGGCCGATGAGCCGGTGTCCAAGAAAATCGGTGTCAAGGCCTTCAACCACCCGCTGGGCACCAGCAGCATGAGTTTTCTGTGTGCTCCTGCCTTGCGGGCGCAGCTGGAGGGCCCCTTTCCCCAATGCCTGCATGGCGCGCCCATGCTCATCCAAGGCCCCATGTCGTCCGTGCGCCAGCAACTCGACCACTGGCTCAACAAGCATCACCTGCAACCCCGTCTGGTCGGTGAATTCGACGATAGCGCCCTGATGAACGCTTTTGGCCGGGAAGGCCGGGGGATCTTTACGTCCCCGTCTGTGCTGGACGACGAGACGACGGCCCAATTCGGCGTGGAGGTGATTGGACGCTCTGCAGACTTGGTCGAGGAGTTTTTCGCCATCTCCATCGAACGGCGCATTACCCACCCTTGCGTGGTAGCCATCACCAAAGCCGCCAAGGCAGATCTGTTTGCGCGTTGA
- a CDS encoding copper chaperone PCu(A)C codes for MKKLLHTAAVVAALLGTPAWAQTAPVKVEGAWARASVQGQKATGAFMRLTAKDGARLVRAESPAAGLTEVHEMKMEGDIMKMRAVPTLDLPAGKTVELKPGGYHVMLLDLKAPLAKDSSVPITLVFQDAKGVESKLNLTVPVGTSAPGGATAGSMMDGHKH; via the coding sequence ATGAAAAAACTGCTCCACACCGCTGCCGTCGTTGCCGCACTGCTCGGCACCCCCGCATGGGCACAGACAGCACCCGTCAAGGTCGAAGGCGCCTGGGCACGCGCCAGCGTGCAGGGCCAGAAGGCCACGGGCGCGTTCATGCGCCTCACGGCCAAGGACGGTGCCCGCCTGGTGCGTGCCGAGTCGCCTGCGGCCGGCCTTACCGAAGTGCACGAGATGAAGATGGAAGGCGACATCATGAAGATGCGCGCCGTGCCCACGCTGGACCTGCCGGCAGGCAAGACGGTGGAACTCAAGCCCGGCGGCTACCACGTCATGCTGCTGGACCTGAAGGCGCCTTTGGCCAAGGACAGTTCGGTGCCGATCACCCTGGTGTTCCAGGATGCCAAGGGCGTGGAAAGCAAGCTGAACCTGACAGTGCCGGTGGGCACCTCGGCGCCCGGCGGCGCCACGGCAGGCAGCATGATGGATGGGCATAAACACTGA
- the rplQ gene encoding 50S ribosomal protein L17, with the protein MRHGHGLRKLNRTSSHRLAMLQNMMNSLIEHEVIKTTVPKAKELRRVIEPMITLAKEDSVANRRLAFNRLRDRDSVTKLFNDLGPRFKVRPGGYTRILKMGFRVGDNAPMALVELVDRAAETENNSAAAE; encoded by the coding sequence ATGCGCCACGGACACGGCCTCCGCAAACTCAACCGCACCAGCTCGCACCGCCTCGCGATGCTGCAGAACATGATGAACTCGCTCATCGAGCACGAAGTCATCAAGACCACCGTTCCCAAGGCCAAGGAACTGCGCCGCGTGATCGAACCCATGATCACCCTGGCCAAGGAAGACTCTGTCGCCAACCGCCGTCTGGCATTCAACCGCCTGCGCGACCGTGACAGCGTGACCAAGCTGTTCAATGACCTGGGCCCCCGTTTCAAGGTGCGTCCTGGCGGCTACACCCGCATTCTGAAGATGGGCTTCCGCGTGGGCGACAATGCTCCTATGGCGCTGGTCGAACTGGTGGACCGCGCTGCAGAAACCGAAAATAATTCGGCAGCAGCCGAATAA
- a CDS encoding FIST N-terminal domain-containing protein, giving the protein MKLFPTGHATHPQWRMAAALVLAQLRAQMALPGYAPAPTLGLLYITDHYASDAQSLLDYLSAELPEVTDWSGTVGVGVSANNAEYFDEPALSVMLLDVPADQYRVFSGVAPLPTHAPHPGAGFAAHTALVHADGHTPELAELLTEMAARTETGYLFGGLSASRTASVQFAVGGDGNMAGQGGAGGVFDGGLSGVAFGAGVAMVSRVTQGCQPVGALHTITAAQDNVVLTLDGEPALDVLLDTLQVSLDGSDPQPALRKVRATLAGLVNAGEQPPGQRRTGHFGTDTRVRHIVGLDGSRRGVAVADHVEPGMHLAFCQRNVAAARADLMRICAEIREELEPEELEPAPPLASSAQGSGLAPAPGMAALGVQPQAGRRICGAIYVSCSGRGGPHFGGPSAELQIVRHALGDVPLAGFFAGGEIAHHHLYGYTGVLTVFVDGEPSPP; this is encoded by the coding sequence ATGAAACTCTTTCCCACCGGCCACGCCACCCACCCGCAGTGGCGCATGGCTGCTGCCCTGGTGCTGGCGCAGCTGCGCGCTCAGATGGCGCTGCCCGGTTACGCACCCGCCCCCACGCTGGGCCTGCTCTACATCACCGACCACTATGCGAGCGACGCCCAGTCGCTGCTCGACTACCTGAGCGCTGAGCTGCCTGAGGTGACCGACTGGAGCGGTACCGTGGGCGTGGGCGTGTCGGCCAACAACGCTGAGTACTTTGACGAGCCTGCGCTGTCGGTGATGCTGCTCGATGTGCCTGCGGACCAATACCGCGTGTTCTCGGGTGTGGCACCGCTGCCCACCCATGCGCCGCACCCAGGCGCCGGCTTTGCAGCCCATACCGCGCTGGTGCATGCAGACGGCCACACGCCCGAGCTGGCCGAGCTGCTGACCGAGATGGCCGCACGCACCGAAACGGGCTACCTGTTTGGCGGTCTCTCTGCCAGCCGCACGGCCAGCGTGCAGTTTGCCGTGGGCGGCGACGGCAACATGGCCGGGCAGGGCGGTGCCGGTGGGGTGTTTGACGGTGGCTTGTCGGGCGTGGCATTTGGCGCCGGGGTGGCGATGGTGTCGCGTGTCACGCAAGGTTGCCAGCCCGTCGGGGCGCTCCACACCATCACCGCAGCGCAGGACAACGTGGTGCTCACGCTCGATGGCGAGCCCGCGCTCGATGTGTTGCTCGACACGCTGCAGGTGTCGCTCGATGGCAGCGACCCGCAGCCCGCATTGCGCAAGGTGCGCGCCACGCTGGCCGGGCTGGTCAATGCCGGTGAACAGCCCCCGGGCCAGCGCCGCACGGGCCACTTTGGCACCGACACGCGTGTGCGCCACATCGTGGGGCTGGACGGCAGCCGCCGGGGCGTGGCCGTGGCCGACCATGTGGAGCCGGGCATGCACCTCGCGTTCTGCCAGCGCAACGTGGCGGCCGCGCGGGCCGACCTCATGCGCATCTGTGCAGAGATTCGGGAGGAGCTGGAACCCGAGGAGCTGGAGCCCGCGCCACCTTTGGCGTCCTCCGCGCAGGGCAGCGGGTTGGCGCCCGCGCCCGGCATGGCCGCACTGGGTGTGCAGCCGCAGGCGGGACGGCGCATTTGCGGCGCGATCTACGTGAGTTGCTCGGGCCGGGGCGGCCCGCATTTTGGTGGGCCCAGCGCCGAGCTGCAGATCGTGCGACATGCGTTGGGCGACGTACCACTGGCCGGTTTCTTTGCGGGCGGTGAGATCGCGCACCACCACCTGTACGGCTACACCGGGGTGCTCACGGTATTTGTGGACGGCGAGCCCTCACCGCCCTGA
- a CDS encoding DUF2946 family protein yields the protein MSPLQTIRSLRWLARLVLAWFVLSIGVAVASPLVHPQSMELICSGSGAIKVLVKTDDGAKELSSHTLDCPLCAHVGAPPPVSQAQLPVVHPLAHALRPIPAAHIAARTAAPLPPRGPPSLS from the coding sequence ATGTCCCCCCTGCAAACCATCCGCAGCCTTCGCTGGCTCGCCCGCCTTGTGCTGGCGTGGTTTGTGTTGTCGATCGGCGTGGCCGTGGCGTCGCCCCTGGTGCATCCGCAGTCCATGGAGCTGATCTGCTCGGGTTCGGGCGCGATCAAGGTGCTGGTCAAGACCGACGACGGCGCCAAGGAGCTGTCCAGCCACACGCTGGACTGCCCGCTGTGTGCGCACGTGGGCGCCCCCCCTCCCGTGTCGCAGGCCCAGCTGCCTGTGGTTCACCCCCTGGCGCATGCCTTGCGCCCCATCCCTGCCGCGCACATTGCTGCGCGCACCGCCGCGCCGCTGCCGCCGCGCGGGCCCCCATCGCTCTCCTGA
- a CDS encoding MarC family protein: protein MSYTFASATILLLLITDPLGNIPIFANALRGVAPERRARVILREVLIAFALLLVFLFFGAEFLRVMNLSDLSLQIAGAVVLFLIALRMIFPSADGPQAELPSEPLIVPLAIPALAGPSALATVMLLVAQAPERRWEWVGALCVTMAVCAVVLLLAERIQRLVGERVVMAFERLMGLILVAISVEMLIRGIKQLAHQL from the coding sequence GTGAGCTACACCTTCGCGTCAGCCACCATCCTGCTTCTGCTGATCACCGATCCGCTGGGCAACATCCCCATCTTTGCCAATGCCCTGCGTGGCGTGGCGCCCGAGCGGCGCGCGCGGGTGATCCTGCGCGAGGTGCTGATTGCGTTTGCCCTGCTGCTGGTGTTTTTGTTCTTCGGGGCGGAGTTCCTGCGGGTGATGAACCTGAGCGACCTGTCGCTGCAGATTGCAGGTGCGGTGGTGCTGTTTCTGATCGCGCTGCGCATGATCTTTCCGTCGGCAGACGGTCCGCAGGCGGAGCTGCCCAGCGAGCCGCTGATCGTGCCGCTGGCCATTCCGGCACTGGCAGGCCCTTCGGCCCTCGCCACCGTCATGCTGCTGGTGGCCCAGGCGCCGGAACGCCGCTGGGAGTGGGTGGGCGCGCTGTGCGTCACCATGGCTGTGTGCGCCGTGGTGTTGCTGCTGGCCGAACGCATCCAGCGCCTGGTGGGCGAACGCGTGGTGATGGCGTTTGAACGCCTGATGGGTCTGATCCTGGTCGCCATCTCGGTGGAGATGCTGATCCGGGGGATCAAGCAGCTCGCGCACCAGCTGTAG
- a CDS encoding VOC family protein → MRSLFHLAFHVTDLDAARRFYGGVLGCQEGRSTDTWVDFDFFGHQISLHLGTPFASARTGHVGDHLVPMPHFGAILELPDWHALAARLKSAGTAFVLEPQVRFEGQPGEQWTMFFHDPSGNPIEIKGFRLLDAVYAA, encoded by the coding sequence ATGCGCAGCCTCTTTCACCTTGCCTTTCACGTCACCGACCTGGACGCCGCGCGCCGCTTTTATGGCGGCGTGCTGGGTTGCCAGGAGGGCCGAAGCACCGACACCTGGGTGGACTTCGATTTTTTTGGCCACCAGATCTCGTTGCACCTGGGTACGCCGTTTGCCAGCGCCCGCACCGGGCATGTAGGGGACCACTTGGTCCCCATGCCGCACTTCGGCGCCATTCTGGAGCTGCCCGACTGGCATGCACTGGCCGCACGGCTGAAGTCCGCCGGCACCGCCTTCGTACTGGAACCGCAAGTCCGTTTTGAAGGCCAGCCCGGCGAGCAGTGGACGATGTTCTTTCACGACCCCAGCGGCAACCCGATCGAGATCAAGGGCTTTCGGTTGCTGGACGCGGTGTACGCAGCGTGA
- a CDS encoding YcnI family protein, whose translation MSLNTIKRIAAAVLLTGTCGLLVPASAHVVLEYQVAPAGASYKAAFKVGHGCGAAPTRQVVVDIPAGMRGARPMPKPGWTLDVQRDKLAQPYTSHGRSITEDVVRITWTAKTPDDMLQSAHYDEFVLVAQAPEQAGTVYWPVRQVCTEGRNDWTEVPTAGQKLSDLKSPAAALEILPTGGAAAHNH comes from the coding sequence ATGTCTCTGAATACTATAAAAAGGATAGCTGCTGCCGTATTGCTGACTGGCACTTGCGGCCTGTTGGTACCTGCATCTGCCCATGTGGTGCTCGAATACCAGGTGGCCCCGGCTGGCGCTAGCTACAAGGCCGCCTTCAAGGTGGGCCATGGCTGCGGCGCGGCGCCCACGCGGCAGGTGGTGGTGGACATCCCCGCAGGCATGCGCGGCGCGCGCCCCATGCCCAAGCCGGGCTGGACGCTCGACGTGCAGCGCGACAAACTGGCCCAGCCGTACACCAGCCACGGCCGCAGCATCACCGAAGACGTGGTGCGCATCACCTGGACAGCCAAGACGCCGGACGACATGCTGCAGAGCGCCCATTACGACGAGTTTGTGCTGGTCGCTCAAGCGCCCGAGCAGGCCGGCACTGTGTACTGGCCGGTGCGCCAGGTCTGCACCGAGGGCCGCAACGACTGGACCGAGGTGCCGACGGCGGGACAGAAACTGTCGGACCTGAAGTCCCCTGCGGCCGCGCTGGAGATTCTGCCCACCGGTGGCGCCGCTGCGCACAATCATTGA
- a CDS encoding glutathione S-transferase: protein MLTLCGFSASNYYNKVKLALLEKGLPFTEELAWVGETDRSASPLGKVPYLRTPQGALCESAVMADYIETAHPEHPLIPADPFQAAKVRELITFLELHLELVARNLYPQAFFGGTVSDTAREKVGAQLQKNIAAFGQLARFSPYVAGDTFTMADCAAIVHLPLVSSATKIIYGRDYLADLPVRDYLARMAERPHVQRVNADRKTNTAEMLARPPKR, encoded by the coding sequence ATGCTCACACTCTGCGGCTTTTCGGCCAGCAATTACTACAACAAGGTCAAGCTGGCCCTGCTCGAAAAGGGCCTGCCGTTCACTGAAGAACTGGCCTGGGTGGGCGAGACCGACCGCAGCGCCAGCCCGCTGGGCAAGGTGCCCTACCTGCGCACGCCGCAAGGCGCACTGTGCGAGTCGGCCGTGATGGCCGACTACATCGAGACCGCCCACCCCGAGCACCCGCTGATCCCGGCCGACCCCTTCCAGGCCGCCAAGGTGCGCGAGCTGATCACCTTTCTGGAGCTGCACCTGGAGCTGGTGGCACGCAACCTGTACCCCCAGGCGTTCTTCGGCGGCACGGTGAGCGACACCGCACGCGAGAAGGTCGGCGCACAGCTGCAGAAGAACATCGCTGCCTTCGGCCAGCTGGCAAGGTTCAGCCCCTATGTCGCCGGCGACACGTTCACGATGGCCGACTGCGCCGCCATCGTGCACCTGCCGCTGGTCAGCTCTGCCACCAAGATCATCTACGGCCGCGACTACCTGGCCGACCTGCCCGTGCGCGACTACCTGGCCCGCATGGCCGAGCGCCCCCATGTGCAGCGCGTGAACGCAGACCGCAAGACCAACACCGCCGAAATGCTGGCGCGCCCGCCCAAGCGCTGA
- a CDS encoding TraR/DksA family transcriptional regulator, protein MDKTQAAPFRQQLLAQQSELLAQLAAQRGGVIGRAEAAADHFGQPEDPRAQVATERELEFALGERETEHLAAVEAALARIDTGTYGECTDCGAHITAARLHATPEAARCVHCQEKAEQHHHAA, encoded by the coding sequence ATGGACAAGACCCAAGCCGCACCTTTCCGCCAGCAGTTACTGGCCCAGCAATCCGAGTTGCTGGCCCAACTGGCCGCGCAGCGCGGTGGTGTCATCGGCCGCGCCGAGGCTGCGGCCGATCACTTTGGGCAGCCCGAAGACCCACGCGCCCAAGTGGCCACCGAGCGCGAACTGGAATTCGCCCTGGGTGAACGCGAAACCGAACACCTCGCAGCCGTCGAGGCCGCCCTGGCCCGCATCGACACAGGCACCTACGGGGAGTGCACCGACTGCGGCGCCCACATCACTGCCGCCCGCCTGCACGCCACCCCCGAAGCTGCGCGCTGCGTGCACTGCCAGGAGAAGGCTGAGCAACACCACCACGCTGCGTGA
- a CDS encoding PhaM family polyhydroxyalkanoate granule multifunctional regulatory protein: protein MSDTSNFGFGKFVPGFDFLQSLAKGASSSIPQLPNLSNWVAPTISVEELEKRIEELKAVQFWLEQNSRALAATIQALEVQKMTLATLKGMNFSMGDVANAFKLKTADTVMSGVQKAADTVTGAAEAVAGAAARVTGRAAAEEETPDEADAESAPAAKARPKAKGKTSAAAEPAVVDPMQWWGALTSQFQQIAANAMKDAAKQTAIDTTKNMATGLAKEALKTATGMASQFAAKGMQTMQGGAKRAAASSAGAAKKAAAAKKPAARKTNTKPAAKKASSTRSPAARKRAG from the coding sequence ATGAGCGACACATCCAACTTCGGTTTCGGCAAATTCGTCCCCGGTTTTGACTTTCTGCAAAGCCTGGCCAAGGGGGCGTCCAGCAGCATTCCGCAGTTGCCCAACCTCTCCAACTGGGTGGCCCCCACCATCAGCGTGGAAGAGCTGGAAAAGCGCATCGAAGAACTGAAGGCCGTGCAGTTCTGGCTGGAGCAGAACTCGCGCGCGCTGGCCGCCACCATCCAGGCGCTGGAGGTGCAGAAGATGACCCTGGCCACGCTCAAGGGCATGAACTTCAGCATGGGCGATGTGGCCAACGCCTTCAAGCTCAAGACCGCCGACACGGTGATGAGTGGCGTGCAAAAGGCCGCCGACACCGTCACCGGCGCTGCCGAAGCAGTGGCTGGCGCGGCGGCCCGCGTCACGGGCCGCGCCGCCGCTGAAGAGGAAACCCCAGACGAGGCCGACGCCGAGTCCGCACCCGCTGCGAAAGCCAGGCCCAAAGCCAAGGGCAAGACCTCGGCTGCGGCCGAGCCCGCCGTGGTGGACCCCATGCAATGGTGGGGTGCGCTCACCAGCCAGTTCCAGCAGATTGCGGCCAACGCCATGAAGGATGCGGCCAAGCAGACCGCCATAGACACCACCAAGAACATGGCCACGGGCCTGGCAAAGGAAGCTCTGAAGACGGCCACCGGCATGGCCAGCCAGTTTGCCGCCAAAGGCATGCAGACCATGCAGGGCGGTGCCAAGCGCGCGGCGGCATCATCCGCAGGCGCCGCCAAAAAGGCCGCTGCCGCCAAAAAGCCCGCAGCCCGCAAAACCAACACGAAGCCCGCCGCCAAGAAGGCCAGCAGCACCCGCAGCCCGGCGGCCCGCAAGCGAGCGGGCTGA